CGCGCCCGTGGCGCCAAGGTGACGGACATCGTCGTGCTCGTCGTCGCGGCGGATGACGGCGTCATGCCGCAGACCATCGAAGCGATCAATCACGCGAAGGCCGCGGGCGTTCCGATGATCGTCGCCATCAACAAGATGGACAAGCCGGAAGCCGATCCGACCCGCGTGAAGAACGAATTGCTGCAGCACGAAGTCGTGGTCGAGGATTTCGGCGGCGACGTCCTCACCGTGCCGATCTCCGCCAAGACGGGCATGGGCCTCGACAAGCTCGAGGAAACCATTCTCCTCCAGGCCGAACTGCTCGACATCCGTGCCAATCCCGATCGTGCCGCCGAAGGCATCATCGTCGAGGCGAAGCTCGATCGCGGCCGTGGCCCGGTCGGCACCGTGCTCGTTCAGCGCGGCACGCTGAAAGTCGGCGACATCATCGTGGCCGGCGCCGAATGGGGCCGTGTCCGCGCGCTCATCAATGATCGCGGCGAAAATGTCGAAAGCGCCGGTCCCTCCGTGCCCGTCGAAGTGCTTGGCCTCGGCGGCGCGCCGGAAGCGGGCGACGTCATCAGTGTGGTCGAGAGCGAAGGCCGCGCCCGCGAAGTTACGGCCTATCGCCAGCGTCTCCAGCGCGACAAGCGCGTCGGCACCGGCGGGCGCACCTCGCTCGACCAGATGCTCTCGCAGCTGAAGGAACAGGACAAGAAAGAGCTGCCGATCGTCGTCAAGGCGGACGTGCAGGGTTCCGCCGAAGCGATCGTGCAGGCGCTTGAAAAGCTCGGCACCGACGAAGTCACCGCCCGTGTCCTTCATGTCGGCGTCGGCGGCGTCACGGAATCGGATGTCACGCTGGCGACCGCCTCGCGCGCGCCGATCATCGGCTTCAACGTCCGCGCCAATACGCAGGCGCGCGATGCCGCGCGTCAGGCCGGCGTCGAAATCCGCTACTACTCGGTCATCTACGACCTCGTGGACGACATCAAGGCCGCCATGTCCGGCATGCTTTCGCCGGAGCTGCGCGAAACCTTCCTCGGCAATGCCGAAATCCTGGAAATCTTCAACATTTCCAAGACCGGCAAGGTCGCGGGCTGCCGCGTCACCGAAGGTGTCGTGCGCCGCGGTTCGCATGTCCGCCTCATCCGCGACGACGTGGTGATCCACGAAGGCAAGCTCTCCACCTTGAAGCGCTTCAAGGATGAAGTGAAGGAAGTGCAGTCCGGTCAGGAATGCGGCATGGCTTTCGAGGGCTACCAGGATATGCGCAAGGGCGACGTCATCGAATGTTTCGATGTCGAGGTCGTGCAGCGCAGCCTCGCCTGATCTGAAATTCACCTCCCCCCGGTGGGGGGAGGTCGATCCGGCGGATCGAGCTTTAAAAGCCCATGCAGAAGAAATCGAGTTCAAAGAGCCATCGCGCCACGCGCGGTCCCAGCCAGCGTCAGCTCCGCGCGGGCGAGCTCATTCGCCGTGCGCTGTCCGATGTCGTCACCCGCGGCACCATTCAGGACCCGGACCTGATCGAACGCAGTTTCTCCGTCACCGAAGTGCGCGTCAGCCCCGACCTTCGCCACGCCACCTGTTTCGTCGCGCCGCTGGGCAAGGGCGATGCTGCGGCTCTTGCCGCCGCGCTCACCCGCGTGCGCGGCTATCTGCGCGGTCAGCTCTCGAAGGAAGTCACCTTCAAATACATGCCCGATCTCACCTTCGAGCCCGATACCTCCTTCGACAAGGCGGAGCAGATCGACCGTCTGCTGCATTCGCCGAAGGTCTCGCAGGATCTCTCGCCCCAGGACGACGAGGAATAGGCCGATGGCCCGCCGCAAAAAAGGCGAGGCGGTTTCGGGCTGGGTCGTGGTGGACAAGCCGGTCGGGCCCACCTCCTCCGATGTCGTGAACAGGATCCGCCGCGCCTTCAATGCCCAGAAGGCAGGCCATGCCGGCACGCTCGATCCCCTCGCGAGCGGCATCCTGCCCGTCGCCCTCGGCGAGGCGACCAAGACCGTCCCCTTCATGATCGACGCCGCCAAGGGCTACCGCTTCACAATCCGCTTCGGCGAGGCCACGACCACGCATGACGCCGAGGGCGAAGTCACCGAAACGAGCCCCCGCCGCCCGTCGGATGCCGAAATCGAAGCCGGTTTCGCGGCCTTCAGGGGCGAAATCCAGCAGGTTCCTCCCGCTTTTTCCGCCATCAAGATCGATGGCGAGCGCGCCTATGCCCGCGCCCGGGCCGGCGAGGAAGTGGTCATGGAGGCCCGTCCCGTCACAATTCACGAAATCGCCCTTCTGGGCCGTCCCGACACCGACCATGCCGAGCTGGAAATCCTTTGCAGTAAAGGCACTTACGTCCGTTCGCTGGCCCGCGACCTGGCGCTGGCGCTCGGCACCGTCGGCCATGTTTCCGCCCTCCGGCGCACCCGCCACGGCCCCTTCCGGGAAGAGGCCGCAATTCCGCTGGATAAACTCTGCGCCTTGGGCCATATTGCGCCCGCTCCCGGCTCTGGGGCGCATTTACTGCCGCTTGAGACCGCGCTGGACGACATCCCGGCGCTGGCCGTAAGCGGCGACGATGCGGCCCGATTGAGAAAGGGTCAGGGAGTTTTGTTGCGCGGGCGCGACGCACCCATCCTTTCCGGATCGGTTCTGGCGACCCATCGGGGAGACCCGGTGGCGCTGACCGAATACAGGCAAGGGGAGCTCTGTCCCGTCCGCGTGTTCAATCTCGGTTCATAAGGAGATCCCGATGTCGATTACGCCGGAGCGCAAAGCTCAGCTCATCAAGGAATTCGCCGGCAAGGATGGCGACACTGGTTCGCCTGAAGTCCAGGTCGCGATCCTGACCGAACGCATCGTCAACCTCACCGAACATTTCCGGGGCCACGCGAAGGACAATCATTCGCGTCGCGGTCTTTTGAAAATGGTGAGCCAGCGCCGCAGCCTTCTCGACTATGTGAAGAAGAAGGATCAGGCGCGTTACGAAAAGCTGATCTCCCGTTTGGGGATTCGGCGGTAACCGGGTGCTTATTGCCCCCACGGTTCTGCTTTGCACGGCGCCCGCCCCGAGGTTCCTTTCGGAACCTGACGGGCGGGCGTGTGTGTTTTGCGGGGCCGTTACGAAAGAGACATTCGTCCGTTGACGGATGGTTGTCGCGGTTGAGCCCGCTGCCCCTCGTCTCTGGGGTCCGGGCTTCGTGCTTGTCGCACGGCGCATTCGGCGCATCCGTGGAAAGCCGTCCTATTTGTCCGGCCGCGATATGAGCGGCAGAAAAGCGCCGGCCCGCATGATGATGGAAGAACGCATGCAAAGCGGGCGGCGCGGAACAGGAAACCGATATGTTTAAAATCACACGCGAAGAAATTGAATGGGGCGGCCGTACGCTCGTCCTCGAAACGGGCAAGATCGCCCGTCAGGCCGATGGCGCGGTTCTCGCGACCTACGGCGACACCACCGTTCTCGCCACCGTTGTTGGCGAACGCAAGCCGAAGCCCGGCCTCGATTTCTTCCCCCTGACCGTGAATTATCAGGAAAAGACCTATGCCGCGGGCAAGATTCCCGGCGGCTTCTTCAAGCGTGAAGGCCGTCCGAGCGAAAAGGAAACGCTCGTCTCCCGCCTGATCGACCGTCCGATCCGTCCGCTCTTCATCAAGGGCTTCAAGAACGAAACCCAAGTGATCGCCACCGTCGTCAGCCACGACATGGAAAACGATCCCGACATCGTCGCCATGATCGCGGTCTCCGCCGCGCTCACCATTTCCGGCCTGCCTTTCCTTGGGCCCATCGGCGCCGCGCGCGTCGGCTATATCGGCGGTGAGTACAAGCTCAACCCGATGATCGACGAGATGCCCGAAAGCGCGCTCGACCTCGTGGTCGCCGGCACCGCCGACGCCGTGATGATGGTGGAATCGGAAGCGAAGGAACTTTCCGAAGACATCATGCTCGGCGCCGTCATGTTCGGCCACAAGGAATTCCAGCCGGTGATCGACATGATCATCCGCATGGCCGAGAAATGCGCGAAGGAGCCGCGCGCCATCGACGTGAAGGACAATTCCGAACTCGTCGCCAAGGTGCGTGAGCTGGCCGAAAGCGATGTCCGCGCCGCTTATGGCCTGAAGGACAAGGGCCAGCGTCACGAGGCGCTCGCCGCCGCGAAGGACAAGGTGAAATCCGCCCTCTGCAATCCGGAAGATCCGAACGCCGTTTCGGAAACGGATGTCGGCGGCGTCTTCAAGAGCATCGAAAGCGACGTCGTCCGCAACTCGATCCTCGACACGAAAAGCCGCATCGATGGCCGCGATCTCGAAACCGTTCGCCCCATCGTCTCGGAAGTGGGCGTGCTCCCGCGCACGCATGGTTCGGCGCTCTTCACGCGCGGCGAAACGCAGGCCCTCGTGGTGGCGACGCTCGGCACCGGCGATGACGAGCAGTTCATCGACGCGCTGGAAGGCACCTACAAGGAAAACTTCCTGCTGCACTACAACTTCCCGCCCTTCTCCGTCGGCGAGACGGGCCGCGTCGGCTTCACCGGCCGCCGCGAAGTCGGTCACGGCAAGCTCGCCTGGCGCGCGCTCCGTGCGGTGCTTCCGCCCAAGACCGAGTTCCCCTACACGCTGCGCCTCGTCTCGGAAATCACCGAGTCGAACGGTTCCTCCTCGATGGCAACCGTTTGCGGCTCCTCGCTCGCGATGATGGATGCGGGTGTGCCGCTGAAGCGCGCCGTCGCCGGCATCGCCATGGGCCTCATCCTCGAAGGTGAGCGTTTCGCCGTTCTGTCGGACATCCTCGGCGACGAGGATCACCTCGGCGACATGGACTTCAAGGTGGCGGGCACGCAGGAAGGCGTGACCTCGCTCCAGATGGACATCAAGATCACCGGCATCAACGAGCGCATCATGAAGCAGGCCCTCGCCCAGGCGAAGGGCGGCCGCTTGCATATTCTCGGCGAGATGGCGAAAGCTCTCGACACGGCCCGCCCCGAAATGGGCGAATACGCGCCGCGTATCGAAGTGATCACCGTGCCGACCGACAAGATCCGTGAAGTCATCGGCACGGGCGGCAAGGTCATCCGCGAGATCGTGGAAAAGACGGGCGCCAAGGTCGACATTTCCGACGACGGCACCATCAAGGTCGCCTCGTCCGACGGCGAGTCGATCCGCAAGGCGATCGCCTGGATTCAGGGCATTGTCGCCGAGCCGGAAGTCGGCAAGATCTATGAGGGCACGGTCGTGAAGGCGGTCGATTTCGGCGCCTTCGTGAACTTCTTCGGCCCGCGCGACGGTCTCGTGCACATCTCGCAGATGGCGCCGACCCGCGTGGAGCAGGTCTCCGATGTCGTCAAGGAAGGCGACAAGGTCAAGGTCAAGCTCCTGGGCTTCGATGATCGCGGCAAGGTCCGCCTGTCGATGAAGCATGTGAACCAGGAAACCGGCGAAGAGATCGTCTACGAAAACGAGCCCGCCGAGCAGCCCCGCGAAAAGCGCGAAGGCGGCGGTGGTCGCGGTCGCCGTCGCGAACGCGACTGACGTCTCGTCGCAATAAAGCTAGGATTGCGGGGTCAGCTCATGCTGGCCCCGTTTTCTTTTGGAGACCCCGCATGCGCCGACCCGCCGCTCTCGCCGCCGCTCTCTTCCTCTTCGCCGCTCCCGCCCTCGCCGATGAAGCGCCCGCCAATGGCTGGCAAGCGCAAGTGACGGCGCATGATCGCGACCGGCTGGAGCGATACGAGGATGCGGTAACGAAAGGCATGATGGAGTCCCGCGTCGCCGGCGAGGAACACGGCACCTACAATGAACTCGTGAGCATCATGGAAGGCGAGACCGTCGCCGCCGATCCCGAAAGGCTGAAAGGCGACTGGAACTGCCGCACCATCAAGGCGGGCGGCCCCTTCGCGGGCTTCGTCGTCTATGGCTGGTTCCGCTGCGAGGTCGTGGAAAGGGACGGCCGCCTCTTCTTCGAAAAGCGCACCGGCTCGCAGCGCCAGTCCGGCTTCCTTTACGAGCGCGACGAAAAAAGCTGGGTCCTGCTCGCCGCGCCGAATGAGGGCCACTCCGGTCCCATCCGCGCGTATTCGGGCCCCGAAGGTGGCGTCACCGATCCGCAAATGATCGACCAGCCCGCCATCGTCTCCCTCCTCGAAGACGGCCGCGCCCGCGCGGTCTTCCCCTGGCCGGAGTTGGAATCAACCTTCAACGTGCTGGAAATGACGCGGCGAAAATAATGGGCCTCAGCCCTCGCCGCCCTCCGGCTGGCTCGCCTTCAGCTCTTCCGCGCGCGGCAATCCGATGATGTTGTAGCCGCCATCGACATGATGCACCTCGCCGGAAACCCGCGCCGAAAGATCGGAGAGCAGGTAAAGCCCGGCGCCGCCCACATGGTCGAGCTCGATCGATTCCTTGATCGGCGCATGTGTCTTGTTCCACTTGAACACGAACCGCGCATCGCCGACCGCCGAGCCCGCAAGTGTGCGCATCGGACCTGCCGAAATCGCGTTGACGCGAATGCCGTGCCGGCCGAGATCGACCGCGAGATAGCGCACGCTCGCCTCGAGCGCGGCCTTCGCCACGCCCATCACATTGTAGTTCGGCATGACGCGCGTCGAGCCGCCATAGGTCAGCGTCACCATCGAGCCGCCCCGCGTCATCAGCTTTGCCGCGCGCCGCGCCACATCGGTGAAGGAGAAGCAGGAAATATCCATCGTGCGCA
Above is a window of Parvibaculum lavamentivorans DS-1 DNA encoding:
- the rbfA gene encoding 30S ribosome-binding factor RbfA yields the protein MQKKSSSKSHRATRGPSQRQLRAGELIRRALSDVVTRGTIQDPDLIERSFSVTEVRVSPDLRHATCFVAPLGKGDAAALAAALTRVRGYLRGQLSKEVTFKYMPDLTFEPDTSFDKAEQIDRLLHSPKVSQDLSPQDDEE
- the truB gene encoding tRNA pseudouridine(55) synthase TruB, with protein sequence MARRKKGEAVSGWVVVDKPVGPTSSDVVNRIRRAFNAQKAGHAGTLDPLASGILPVALGEATKTVPFMIDAAKGYRFTIRFGEATTTHDAEGEVTETSPRRPSDAEIEAGFAAFRGEIQQVPPAFSAIKIDGERAYARARAGEEVVMEARPVTIHEIALLGRPDTDHAELEILCSKGTYVRSLARDLALALGTVGHVSALRRTRHGPFREEAAIPLDKLCALGHIAPAPGSGAHLLPLETALDDIPALAVSGDDAARLRKGQGVLLRGRDAPILSGSVLATHRGDPVALTEYRQGELCPVRVFNLGS
- the rpsO gene encoding 30S ribosomal protein S15 produces the protein MSITPERKAQLIKEFAGKDGDTGSPEVQVAILTERIVNLTEHFRGHAKDNHSRRGLLKMVSQRRSLLDYVKKKDQARYEKLISRLGIRR
- the pnp gene encoding polyribonucleotide nucleotidyltransferase — translated: MFKITREEIEWGGRTLVLETGKIARQADGAVLATYGDTTVLATVVGERKPKPGLDFFPLTVNYQEKTYAAGKIPGGFFKREGRPSEKETLVSRLIDRPIRPLFIKGFKNETQVIATVVSHDMENDPDIVAMIAVSAALTISGLPFLGPIGAARVGYIGGEYKLNPMIDEMPESALDLVVAGTADAVMMVESEAKELSEDIMLGAVMFGHKEFQPVIDMIIRMAEKCAKEPRAIDVKDNSELVAKVRELAESDVRAAYGLKDKGQRHEALAAAKDKVKSALCNPEDPNAVSETDVGGVFKSIESDVVRNSILDTKSRIDGRDLETVRPIVSEVGVLPRTHGSALFTRGETQALVVATLGTGDDEQFIDALEGTYKENFLLHYNFPPFSVGETGRVGFTGRREVGHGKLAWRALRAVLPPKTEFPYTLRLVSEITESNGSSSMATVCGSSLAMMDAGVPLKRAVAGIAMGLILEGERFAVLSDILGDEDHLGDMDFKVAGTQEGVTSLQMDIKITGINERIMKQALAQAKGGRLHILGEMAKALDTARPEMGEYAPRIEVITVPTDKIREVIGTGGKVIREIVEKTGAKVDISDDGTIKVASSDGESIRKAIAWIQGIVAEPEVGKIYEGTVVKAVDFGAFVNFFGPRDGLVHISQMAPTRVEQVSDVVKEGDKVKVKLLGFDDRGKVRLSMKHVNQETGEEIVYENEPAEQPREKREGGGGRGRRRERD
- a CDS encoding DUF4893 domain-containing protein yields the protein MRRPAALAAALFLFAAPALADEAPANGWQAQVTAHDRDRLERYEDAVTKGMMESRVAGEEHGTYNELVSIMEGETVAADPERLKGDWNCRTIKAGGPFAGFVVYGWFRCEVVERDGRLFFEKRTGSQRQSGFLYERDEKSWVLLAAPNEGHSGPIRAYSGPEGGVTDPQMIDQPAIVSLLEDGRARAVFPWPELESTFNVLEMTRRK
- the fabI gene encoding enoyl-ACP reductase FabI, giving the protein MHGSGGEKAGEGALVLTGPLMKGRRGLIMGVANDHSIAWGIARALAAHGAELAFTYQGESFGRRVKPLAASAGSKLLLPCDVTDPASLDAAFETLEKEWGVLDFVVHAIAHSDKNELKGRYVDTTRENFLRTMDISCFSFTDVARRAAKLMTRGGSMVTLTYGGSTRVMPNYNVMGVAKAALEASVRYLAVDLGRHGIRVNAISAGPMRTLAGSAVGDARFVFKWNKTHAPIKESIELDHVGGAGLYLLSDLSARVSGEVHHVDGGYNIIGLPRAEELKASQPEGGEG